From Serratia fonticola:
CAAAGGTATTAGCAACGTGTAAGGTCACGTCGCTGCGTTTGATCCCGGTAATGTCTAGCACCTGCTGGGATTGCACCTTAAAGCGGGCAAGATCCTTGCGCACCGCTGCTGCATCTTCCTCAGGATAGTGGGACATGATGCCGACCATTTTCAGATGAGGTAATGCAGAGATAGCCTTGGCTTCAGCCAATCCGGCAGCTTCGCTGACTTCCAGGCCGTTACGTGACATGCCGCCAGAGTTCAGTGCCAAATGAAAACGTAGGGTTTTGCCCTGCTGGGCGGCAATGGCATCCAGGCGCTTCGCCATTTCCAGATTACCGATCAGCTCTTCGGTGTCATAGTCGGTAGCCTGGCGCATTTCTGCTTCGGTGGCATTGCGCACGCGCATCAGGCGGCCTTTAAAGCCGAGTTCGCGCACGGTTTGCAGCTCTTGGTTACTAGCCACGCCAATACACTGCACGTGATTTTTGATCATCACGGGTGCCACCAGCGAAAGGTCGTGCCCGTAGGCATCGCCTTTCAAAATGGCGCAAAGGGTAGTTTTATCGCCCAACAGTTGCTGAATCTTGTGGGTGTTATATTCCAGCGCGCTTTGTGAGATTTCCAACCGGGCATTGCTGATTACTGCTGGTGAACTTTTAGCCGTAGCGGCGAGGGAATGAGTGGGGTTGGTGGCAGTAGGTTGATGGCAAGCCACCAACGTTAATAGCGGTATTAAGACTAAATGGCGTAAATGTAGCGGCATATTCCCTTCCTGGTGAAATAAAAAAGAGTTTTTATCAGCCTCAGTCAGTTTTTTTATCTGATTTGACGGCGGGTGTGGCTGAGCGATCAGCGGCATTAAATAAATGATAAAAGTGACTTTTTGTCAAATTTATT
This genomic window contains:
- the alr gene encoding alanine racemase; protein product: MPLHLRHLVLIPLLTLVACHQPTATNPTHSLAATAKSSPAVISNARLEISQSALEYNTHKIQQLLGDKTTLCAILKGDAYGHDLSLVAPVMIKNHVQCIGVASNQELQTVRELGFKGRLMRVRNATEAEMRQATDYDTEELIGNLEMAKRLDAIAAQQGKTLRFHLALNSGGMSRNGLEVSEAAGLAEAKAISALPHLKMVGIMSHYPEEDAAAVRKDLARFKVQSQQVLDITGIKRSDVTLHVANTFATLTVPESWLDMVRVGGVFYGDTIASNDYKRVMTFKSSIAALNHYPKGNTVGYDRTYTLKRDSLLANIPVGYADGYRRVFSNAGHVLIQGQRVPVVGKTSMNTVMVDVTDVKGVTPGDEVVFFGKQGNAEITATEVEDISGALFTEMSILWGATNKRVLVD